From a single Bufo bufo chromosome 9, aBufBuf1.1, whole genome shotgun sequence genomic region:
- the NPRL2 gene encoding GATOR complex protein NPRL2 yields MMSSRRIECVFFSEFHPTLGPKIRYQVPEEYISRELFDTVQVYIITKPELQNKLITVTAMDKKLIGCPVCIEHKKYSRNALLFNLGFVCNARAKTCALEPIVKKLAGYLKTLELESGFISNEDSKQRLVPIMSILLEGLNSTGECSLPIDESNTMHLKVIDLRAAPPTAQEYDVPVFTEDKEEFCNAQWDLTTQQILPYIDGFRHIQKISAEADVELNLVRIAIQNLMYYGVVTLVSIFQYSNVYCPTPRVQELIHDKALQEECVSYISKPGLKRPSLRDVFQLYCGLSPGTTVRDLIARHTQQLQKVDERKLIQFGLMKKLIRRLQKYPVKVSRDERSPPARLYTGSHSYDEICCKTGMSYRELDERLDTDSNIIVCMK; encoded by the exons A TGATGTCCAGTCGGAGGATCGAGTGCGTTTTCTTCAGTGAGTTCCATCCGACCCTCGGCCCCAAGATCCGTTACCAG GTTCCTGAGGAGTACATCTCACGGGAGCTGTTTGACACCGTCCAGGTTTATATAATCACCAAACCCGAGCTCCAAAACAAGCTGATCACAGT CACCGCCATGGACAAGAAGCTGATCGGTTGCCCGGTGTGCATCGAGCACAAGAAGTACAGCCGCAACGCCTTGCTCTTTAACCTGGGCTTCGTGTGTAACGCCAGGGCCAAGACGTGCGCGCTGGAGCCCATCGTCAAGAAGCTGGCAGGATACCTGAAGACGCTGGAG CTGGAGTCCGGCTTCATCTCTAATGAGGACAGTAAGCAGCGGTTGGTGCCCATCATGAGTAtcctgctggaggggctgaactcCACCGGAGAATGCTCCCTGCCTATAG ATGAAAGTAACACCATGCACCTGAAGGTGATAGATCTGCGTGCGGCGCCCCCCACAGCCCAGGAGTACGACGTGCCCGTGTTCACAGAAGACAAGGAAGAGTTCTGTAATGCACAGTGGGATCTGACAACGCAGCAG ATTCTTCCGTACATTGATGGTTTCCGCCACATCCAGAAGATCTCGGCTGAGGCCGATGTGGAGCTGAACCTTGTGCGGATAGCGATCCAGAACCTTAT GTATTATGGGGTGGTGACTTTAGTTTCCATCTTCCAG TACTCCAATGTGTATTGCCCGACGCCCCGGGTGCAGGAGCTGATTCACGACAAGGCTCTGCAGGAGGAGTGCGTCTCCTACATCAGTAAACCAG GTCTAAAGCGGCCAAGTCTGCGCGACGTCTTCCAGCTGTACTGCGGCCTCAGCCCCGGCACCACTGTCCGCGACCTTATCGCCCGTCACACACAGCAGCTGCAGAAAGTGGATGAAAG GAAACTCATCCAGTTTGGGCTGATGAAGAAGCTGATCCGAAGACTCCAGAAATACCCGGTGAAAGTGTCCCGCGATGAGCGCAGCCCCCCTGCTCGCCTCTATACTGGAAGCCACAGCTACGACGAGATCTGCTGCAAGACAG GAATGAGCTACCGAGAGCTTGATGAGCGACTGGACACCGACTCCAACATCATTGTGTGCATGAAGTAA